The genomic stretch GCCTGGCTCAGCGCGAGGACCGTCCCGACGACGAAGAAGGGCAGGAGCTGGGTGACGACGGTGAGGTCGTGCCCGGCGAGCGTGCCGACCTGCCAGAACCGGAACCGGTCGAAGGTCCGGGTGTCCAGCAGGACCATCCCGCTGACGTAGGCGTAGAGCGCCGCCGAGATCGCCGTGCCCGCGAGCGCCAGGCGCACCGGGGTGGCGCCGCCGCGTCCGGTCGCCCCCAGCAGGTAGACGAGGACCGAGACGACGGCCGCCCCCGCCACGGCCGCCCAGACGAGCTGCAGCCGCGAGGTCAGGCCCAGGACGCCGACCGCGGTGACCATCGCGGCGGCCGCCCCGGCGTTGACGCCGAGGAGGCCGGGGTCGGCGAGCGGGTTGCGGGTCAGGGCCTGCATGAGCGCGCCCGACAGTCCCAGCGCGACGCCGACCGCGATGCCGACGAGGGTCCGCGGCACCCGCAGCTCGCGGACCACGAGGACGTCCTGGGCGTTCCCGCCGGCACCGCGCAGGGCGTCGACGACGGTGCCCAGCGGGATCTCGCGGGACCCGACGGCCAGGCTGGCCGTGACGGCGACGAGCAGGAGGACGAGCGCGACCAGCAGGGCCGTGGGGCGGTGCACGCGCCGACGCCGGGTCGGCAGCGGACTCGCGTCGGGACCCGGGGCGGGGCCGGGCGCGGGGCCGGCCGGCCGCGGTGGCGTCGAGGTGGGCACGAGAGGTGAGGTTAGCCTCTCCACTCCCAGGAGCGCACCGCCGGTGACTGAGGTCTGGAGTGGGGGCGCCGATGGAGGGGTGGCGGCCACCTCCCCGTCGGCCCACTAGGGTGGTTGCCGGCGGTCACCGGAGGTGACCGCGGTCGAGTGTTCAGTCCGGGTGCGCCCGGGCGCAGGTCCCCCGTGGTCCACGGGTGCGGTCGGGCACCACGGCCGATCCCCGTGTCCGACCACCGGAAGGCTCTCCGTGACTTCGTCCGCGTCCCGCGGCTCCCGCACGTCCACCACCACCCCCGGCACCACCCCCGGCACCACCCGTGGCGTCCCCGCCGACGGCTCCGTGCCCCAGCCGCGTCGCCGTCGCCGCGCGACCGCCCCGGGCACCGCTCCCCGCGAGCAGGCCGCCCGCCCGGCGCGTCCCGAGGTCGTCTCCGACGCCGTGACCGAGGTCGTCGCCGACGACCGGTCCTTCGCCGAGCTCGGTGTCCCGCAGGCCCTCGTCGACGTCCTCGCCGCCCGCGGGGTCTCCAGCCCGTTCCCGATCCAGACCGCCACGCTGCCGGACTCCCTCGCGGGGCGCGACGTCCTGGGCCGCGGCCGCACGGGCAGCGGCAAGACGATCGCCTTCGCCCTGCCGCTCGTGGCGCGGCTCGCGGCGTCGAAGACCCCGCGCCGCAGCACGCGTCCCCGATCCCTCGTCCTCGTGCCGACCCGGGAGCTCGCCAACCAGGTCGCGGCCTCGGTGACGCCGATGGCGCAGGCCGTGGGTCTGCGCACGGCGGTCGTCTTCGGCGGCGTCGGACAGAACCCGCAGGTCACGGCGCTCGCGCAGGGCGTCGACGTCCTCATCGCCTGCCCGGGCCGGCTCGAGGACCTGATCGGCCAGGGCCACTGCCGCCTCGACGCCGTCGAGGTCACCGTGCTCGACGAGGCCGACCACATGGCCGACCTCGGCTTCCTGCCCGGCGTGAAGCGCCTCATGGACGCGACCCCGGTCGTCGGCCAGCGCCTGCTGTTCTCGGCGACGCTGGACAACGGCATCGACGTCCTCGTGAAGCGGTACCTGTCCGAGCCCGTCGTGCACTCGGTCGACCCGGCCGTCGCCCCCGTCTCGACGATGGAGCACCACGTCCTCGAGGTCGCCACCGACACCAAGGCCGCCCTCGTGCGTGAGCTGGCCGCCGGCCGGGGCCGCACGGTCCTGTTCACCCGGACCAAGCACTCCGCGAAGAAGCTGGCCAAGCAGCTCACCGCGGCCGGGATCCCCGCCGTCGACCTGCACGGCAACCTCAGCCAGAACGCCCGCGAGCGCAACCTCGGCGCCTTCTCCGACGGGTCGGTCCGGGTGCTGTGCGCCACCGACATCGCGGCCCGCGGCATCCACGTCGACGAGGTCGGTCTCGTCGTGCACGTCGACCCGCCGACCGAGCACAAGGCCTACCTGCACCGCTCCGGCCGCACGGCGCGCGCCGGCGCCGGCGGTCTCGTCGTCACGGTGGCGACCCCCGACCAGCGCGGCGACGTCCGCACGCTGGCGCGCCAGGCGGGCATCGCGCCGCGGTGGACGCCCGTCGGCACCGGTCACGCGCTCACCGCGCAGCTGGTCGGCCCGACCGCCGCCTACGTCGACCCCGCCGACTCGCCCGTCCCGACCGCCCCGCCGCAGCCGCAGCGGACGGCCAAGCCGCGGACGGCACCCGCGACGAGCGGTGGCCGTGCTCCGGCGGCCGCGAGCCGTCCGGCCGCGGCCGGTGCCGGGGCGGCTCCCGGCGGCGCGCCGCGTCGCCGTCGTCGCGGGGGTCGTGGTGGCCGCGGGGGCGCGGGCTCGCCCGGTACCGCGACGCGCTGAGCGGCACCGTCCTAGATTGCTGAGGTGGGCGGGCGGCGTCGCTGGTGGGGGTACACCCATCCGCACAGCCGCGCCGCCGTCCACATCGTCTTCTGGGTCCTCGTCGCCGGCGTCCTCGGCGCCCTGTGGTGGTGGTTCCGCGGCCGGCACGCGCCGCTGCGACCGGCGCCCGTGCGGGTCCTGCAGGGGGTCGTGGCCGGTCTCGCGGTCGGGCTGATCCTCGTCGGGACCACCTGGCGCAGCGTCACTGACCTCGGCGACGCCCCCGTCTGCTCGGCCCCGCCGGGGGAGGAGTGGGAGTCCACGAGCGACGTCGGGGCGCTCACGCCCAGCGTCCTGGCGCAGAAGGTGGCGACCTGGCCCGAGACCGGGCTGGCGATGCTCTACGCCGACGCCCGCGGCCTGTCCGTGTGCCGGTACGCGGCGGCCGACTACTACGTCGGGGTCGTCCCCGTCGCGGTCGCCGGCAAGCGGACGACGAACTTCGGGGACATGGTCATCTCCCCGCGCTTCCCGACCGTCCCGGCCGAGGCGGCCGCCCTGGCCCGGCACGAGTCGCACCACCGGCCGCAGTGGGCCGTCGCCACCGTCCTGGCCGGCCCGGCCGCCTTCCCGCTCGCCTACGGCGTCGACGACTTCTTCTTCCCCGGCGCGCGCAACCACTTCGAGCGCCTCGCGGGCCTCGACGAGGGCGGCTACGTCGCCGAACCGGCCGGTCCGGTGCTCGGTCCGCCCCAGTGGGCGGTGCTCGCGGGTGTCCTGGCGGGGGCCGTGGCGCTCGGCGTCCGGTTCCTGCGGCACCGCAGGCGGAGACGGGGCCGGCACCCGGCAGGATGACCCGGTGCCGCCGGGACCCACCACCTCGCTCGACGTCCTCGTCGCCACCCTCCTCGCCTCCCACCGCGACGCGCTGCCGGTCGGCGCCGTCGTCCCCGAGCTCCTCGCCACCCTGCAGGCGCACGGGGCCGCGGTCCTGCAGGCGCCGCCCGGCACCGGCAAGACGACGCTCGTCCCCCTGGCGCTGGCGGCGCAGGCTCCCGGCGGCGGTGTCCCGGGCCGCGTCGTCGTCGCCGAACCCCGCCGCGTGGCAGCCCGGGCCGCGGCCGCCCGGATGGCCTCGCTGCTCGGCGAACCGGTCGGCGGCACGGTCGGGTACGCCGTCCGCGGCGACCGGCGCGTCGGGCCGGGCACCCGTGTCGAGGTCGTGACGACGGGCCTGCTGCTGCGCCGGCTGCTGCGCGACCCCGAGCTGCCCGGGGTCTCGGTCCTCCTGCTCGACGAGGTGCACGAGCGCCAGCTCGACGCCGACCTCGTCCTCGCCTTCGCGCTGCAGACCCGTGAGCTGCTGCGCGAGGACCTCCGCCTGGTCGCGGCCTCGGCGACCCTCGACGTCCCGCGCCTGGCCGAGCTGCTCGCAGCGCCCGTCGTGACGGCGACCGCCCCCGTCCACCCCCTCGACGTGCAGTGGTGCCCGCCCGCGCGGCCCGTGCGCCCGCCGGACGGCCTGCGCGTGGACCCGGCCCTCCTCGACCACGTCGCCGGACTCGTGCGGCGGGCGCTGGCCGAACGCGACGGGGACGTCCTGGTGTTCCTGCCCGGGACCGGGGAGATCCGCGCCGTCGGGGGGCGCCTGGCGGGCGTCGATGCGGAGGTCGTCCCGTTGCACGGCAGGCGGTCTGCGGCCGAGCAGGACGCCGCCCTCAGGCCGGGGGAGCGGCGCCGCGTCGTGCTGGCCACCGCCGTCGCCGAGTCCAGCCTCACCGTCCCCGGCGTCCGCGTCGTCGTCGACGCGGGGCTCGCCCGGGTGCCCCGCTTCGACCACGCGCGCGGGTTCGGCGGGCTCGACACCGTCCGGGTCTCGCGGGCGGGCGCCGACCAGCGCGCCGGCCGCGCGGCCCGCGAGGCTCCCGGGGCGGTCTACCGCGCGTGGTCGGCCGCCGAGCACGCGCTGCTGACCCCGCACACGGCGCCGGAGGTCCTCACCGCCGACCTCACCGCCTTCGCGCTGCTGTGCGCGGGGTGGGGCGACGTCGACGACCTGCCCCTGCTGGACGCCCCGCCGCCCGGTCCGCTCGCGGCCGCGCGCGAGGTCCTTTACCGCCTGGGTGCGCTCGCGGACGGCGCCCTCACCCCGCTCGGGCGGCGCATGGCCGACGTCGGTCTGCACCCGCGGC from Kineococcus endophyticus encodes the following:
- a CDS encoding FecCD family ABC transporter permease; protein product: MPTSTPPRPAGPAPGPAPGPDASPLPTRRRRVHRPTALLVALVLLLVAVTASLAVGSREIPLGTVVDALRGAGGNAQDVLVVRELRVPRTLVGIAVGVALGLSGALMQALTRNPLADPGLLGVNAGAAAAMVTAVGVLGLTSRLQLVWAAVAGAAVVSVLVYLLGATGRGGATPVRLALAGTAISAALYAYVSGMVLLDTRTFDRFRFWQVGTLAGHDLTVVTQLLPFFVVGTVLALSQARSLNALALGEDSGRALGAHVGRTRVLTAVAVTLLCGAATAAAGPIAFVGLAVPHLVRALTGPDQRWVLPLSCLVSPALLLFGDVLGRVVVRPGELEVSIVTAILGAPVLIALVRRRRLAQL
- a CDS encoding DEAD/DEAH box helicase — translated: MTSSASRGSRTSTTTPGTTPGTTRGVPADGSVPQPRRRRRATAPGTAPREQAARPARPEVVSDAVTEVVADDRSFAELGVPQALVDVLAARGVSSPFPIQTATLPDSLAGRDVLGRGRTGSGKTIAFALPLVARLAASKTPRRSTRPRSLVLVPTRELANQVAASVTPMAQAVGLRTAVVFGGVGQNPQVTALAQGVDVLIACPGRLEDLIGQGHCRLDAVEVTVLDEADHMADLGFLPGVKRLMDATPVVGQRLLFSATLDNGIDVLVKRYLSEPVVHSVDPAVAPVSTMEHHVLEVATDTKAALVRELAAGRGRTVLFTRTKHSAKKLAKQLTAAGIPAVDLHGNLSQNARERNLGAFSDGSVRVLCATDIAARGIHVDEVGLVVHVDPPTEHKAYLHRSGRTARAGAGGLVVTVATPDQRGDVRTLARQAGIAPRWTPVGTGHALTAQLVGPTAAYVDPADSPVPTAPPQPQRTAKPRTAPATSGGRAPAAASRPAAAGAGAAPGGAPRRRRRGGRGGRGGAGSPGTATR
- the hrpB gene encoding ATP-dependent helicase HrpB, whose protein sequence is MPPGPTTSLDVLVATLLASHRDALPVGAVVPELLATLQAHGAAVLQAPPGTGKTTLVPLALAAQAPGGGVPGRVVVAEPRRVAARAAAARMASLLGEPVGGTVGYAVRGDRRVGPGTRVEVVTTGLLLRRLLRDPELPGVSVLLLDEVHERQLDADLVLAFALQTRELLREDLRLVAASATLDVPRLAELLAAPVVTATAPVHPLDVQWCPPARPVRPPDGLRVDPALLDHVAGLVRRALAERDGDVLVFLPGTGEIRAVGGRLAGVDAEVVPLHGRRSAAEQDAALRPGERRRVVLATAVAESSLTVPGVRVVVDAGLARVPRFDHARGFGGLDTVRVSRAGADQRAGRAAREAPGAVYRAWSAAEHALLTPHTAPEVLTADLTAFALLCAGWGDVDDLPLLDAPPPGPLAAAREVLYRLGALADGALTPLGRRMADVGLHPRLARALLDGADRVGARPAAEVVALLSEEGGPGSGDDLVARWRAAHREHRTPWHREVDRLLAALPAGASSRRGPGTPRDAAAGLVVALAHPERVARRRSEDGTAYATAGGTGVELAPGSGLRGAPWLAVAAADRAPGRAAARVRAAAPLDEDSARQVVGVRVVDEVVWDGDVRARRVERLGELELSARPLADPPAEAVAAAVADGVRREGLQLLTFGAAARSLRARVACCRAAQGGPWPDLSDEHLLATLPQWLGAQLAGVRSRRDLARIDVLTAMRALLPWPQAGRLDELAPVDLPVPSGRRVALDYTDPAAPVLALKLQEAFGWTATPRLVEGRVPVVLHLLSPAGRPLAVTADLESFWRGVYPSVRAENRGRYVKHPWPEDPSTAVPTARTTRAARGPGRGSG